From Micromonospora sp. NBC_01699, a single genomic window includes:
- a CDS encoding GlxA family transcriptional regulator, with amino-acid sequence MLSKVAVIALDPVAAFELGVLCEVFGTDRTADGFPGYRFDVCSVDGKPVRSRSGFDVVPHADLTPTEDADLVAVPAYGDSAPFPEPVLDALRRAHARGAYVLSVCSGAFVLGAAGLLDGRECTTHWKYGDQLARRHPLARVRCDELYVQDGNLLTGAGTAAGIDACLHLVRQEHGSAIATKLARRMVVPPHRDGGQSQYIEAPIPRTPDAPTLEPVLGWLVSHLDQNLTIDELAARSHMAPRTFARRFRAETGTTPHDWLTNQRILLARRLLEETELGVEAVATRAGFGDPATLRHHFTRRVGTTPHAYRTIFRERV; translated from the coding sequence ATGCTGAGCAAAGTCGCGGTGATCGCCCTCGACCCGGTGGCCGCGTTCGAACTGGGCGTGCTCTGCGAGGTGTTCGGCACCGACCGGACCGCGGACGGCTTCCCCGGCTACCGCTTCGATGTCTGCTCCGTCGACGGCAAGCCGGTGCGCAGCCGCTCCGGCTTCGACGTGGTGCCACACGCCGACCTCACCCCGACCGAGGACGCCGACCTGGTCGCCGTGCCGGCGTACGGGGACAGCGCGCCGTTTCCGGAACCCGTACTCGACGCGCTGCGGCGAGCCCACGCACGCGGGGCGTACGTGCTCAGCGTCTGCTCCGGCGCGTTCGTGCTCGGCGCCGCCGGGCTGCTCGACGGGCGCGAGTGCACCACCCACTGGAAGTACGGCGACCAGCTCGCGCGGCGCCACCCGCTGGCCCGGGTCCGCTGCGACGAGCTCTACGTCCAGGACGGCAACCTGCTCACCGGCGCCGGCACCGCCGCCGGCATCGACGCCTGCCTGCACCTGGTACGCCAGGAGCACGGCTCCGCCATCGCCACCAAGCTCGCCCGACGGATGGTGGTTCCCCCGCACCGCGACGGCGGCCAGTCCCAGTACATCGAGGCACCGATCCCGCGTACGCCGGACGCACCCACCCTCGAACCGGTGCTCGGCTGGCTGGTGAGCCACCTCGACCAGAACCTGACCATCGACGAGCTGGCCGCCCGGTCGCACATGGCCCCGCGTACGTTCGCCCGGCGGTTCCGGGCCGAGACCGGAACCACCCCGCACGACTGGCTCACCAACCAGCGGATCCTGCTCGCCCGGCGGCTGCTGGAGGAGACCGAACTCGGCGTCGAGGCGGTGGCGACCCGGGCCGGCTTCGGTGACCCGGCGACCCTGCGCCACCACTTCACCCGCCGGGTCGGCACCACCCCGCACGCCTACCGCACCATATTCCGGGAACGGGTGTAG
- the hpt gene encoding hypoxanthine phosphoribosyltransferase: protein MADGSWYDADIDHVIITEEQIREKTEELAKQIAADYASVTDGLLLVCVLKGAVMFMADFARALGKHGPSAELEFMAVSSYGQGTSSSGVVRILKDLDRDIAGRHVMVVEDIVDSGLTLSWLLRYLESRSAASVEVVALFRKPDAIKVTVPVKYVGFDIPSEFVVGYGLDFGERYRELPFVGVLKPEVYARA, encoded by the coding sequence ATGGCTGACGGCTCCTGGTACGACGCCGACATCGACCACGTGATCATCACCGAGGAGCAGATCCGCGAGAAGACCGAGGAACTGGCCAAGCAGATCGCGGCCGACTACGCCTCGGTCACCGACGGGCTGCTGCTGGTCTGCGTACTGAAGGGTGCGGTCATGTTCATGGCCGACTTCGCGCGGGCCCTCGGCAAGCACGGCCCCTCGGCCGAGCTGGAGTTCATGGCCGTCTCCTCGTACGGGCAGGGCACCAGTTCCTCGGGCGTGGTGCGCATCCTCAAGGACCTGGACCGGGACATCGCCGGCCGGCACGTCATGGTGGTCGAGGACATCGTCGACTCCGGTCTGACCCTCTCCTGGCTGCTGCGCTACCTGGAGTCCCGGTCGGCGGCGAGCGTCGAGGTGGTCGCCCTCTTCCGCAAGCCGGACGCGATCAAGGTCACCGTCCCGGTCAAGTACGTCGGCTTCGACATCCCGAGCGAGTTCGTCGTCGGGTACGGGCTCGACTTCGGCGAGCGCTACCGGGAGCTGCCCTTCGTCGGGGTGCTCAAGCCGGAGGTCTACGCCCGCGCCTGA